The Candidatus Hydrogenedens sp. nucleotide sequence GCAAGAGCAAAGAAACGTTCCTGCCCTTTCTTTACATCAACTACAAGTCCTCTTAATGCTAATTCTGAAAGTTTATCTTCTAAAGCCTGCGGTTCCATTTTAAGTTTTTTCGATAGTTTAGATAGTGGAGTAGGACATGTCGGGAGTTGACGTGCAAGATTGGCTTCTTCTGGCGTAAATAACATTTTCAGAATTTCAAGTAAAATAGGTGATTCTGGTGCAGTTGTTATAAAATGATCCATCTGCTTCTGTAATAATTGATATTCTCTCTGAGGATTTACAATGTGACCCATAATAACATCTCCAATATTGTTAAATATTTAGAATACCATTTTTTCTTTTATTTTTACCAAATAACAAACATACTTTTTCTTTTGTTAAAAATAAATAAATTAAACTGGAACAACATATCCCGTTTTAAGATTTCCACATGTATTTTTACCTGAAATAATGAGTCTGAAATTAACTTTTCCACAACTTATACACAATAAATTTATCAATTAGGGTTATCGTGGCAAATAATTTGCAAATTATTTTGTATCAATTAGTTATGACATAACCTATATATTATGCCACTAAAAATGTAGGGGAAAATAGATGACAAATTTTAATTTTATACACATTCACATAAAATTAGTTTTTCTGTTTTTTGAGGTTGATTAAACAAAGTGATAAATACCCCCCAAATAATGATGATTCCATAAATTATGACTCTTGATTAGGGACACTATATCCCTCTTATTTACTTCCTAAATAGGACTACCCTTCTGTAATTTATATAAAGTTTTTATGCTCCCCGACATTGTATAAACGTCTATTATGGTGGAGTTACTGTAACAAAGGGACGGATTTTCTCAAAACGTTTAGGACCAATACCTGAAACAGATGTAAGTTCGTCAATAGAATCGAAAGGTTTTGTTTGGCGATAGGAAATAATTGCATTAGCAAGGGCAGGACCGATTCCAGGTAATGTTTCTAATTCCTTTTGTGTAGCATGGTTAATATCAATTAAATTCGTCGTAGAATCTTTGGAATTACTCCCCGAATTTGATATGCTTCCCCCTGTATCTGGGTCTGCTCCATTTATTTGTTCATTTTTAGTATTAGAAGGGAGTGATATATTAGTCGGTAAAGTATAAAAAGAAGGTTGAGAGGGGCCTTTTGCTTTAAGATTTTTTCCATCAAACTCGATTTTTCGTTTTTCAGGAATGATAACTGTTGTCCCATCTATTAATGGTGCGGCGAGGTTTAGATATCGAGTTTCTGCATTAGGATTTATACCCCCTGCCATATCAATTAAAGTTTGTAATCTTGAATTTACTTCTAACCAGTACAATCCAGGCTTTTGTACAGCACCTTGGATTGCAACAGCAATCAAGGTTTCTTGTGGATGAGATTTATCCTGCGACTCTTGTTCCTGTTTTGTTTCCTCTATTTTTATTCCCGTATCAATACGTTGTGTAGGAATAGGAGCTATAGGGATAACCTGAGTAGGTATTTCAATAGTCTGAGTTGCAGAGTTATTATTGCTTGTTTGTTTTTTATTTTCATTCCAATAGATAACCGCAGCGGAGGTAAGAGAAATTGCAATAATAACCGCTATGAGAGCGTATTTGCCGTAAAACCACTCTTTATCGCTGAGAACAACTCGCAAATTTACTTCCTGGCTTAGAAATCCTTCTTTTTATAGAACAGTTTAATATAACTGTGAAGTTATTTTCACATTTTTTGCATACTGTTCAGGAAATCGGCATTGTTCTTTGTCTTTTTGAGTTTTTCAATCAGGAGTTCTGTGGCTTCAACTGTATCTAATGGGCTCAGAACACGGAGTAATAACCAAATCTTTTCGAGGTCTTCTTTTGGAATTAACAACTCTTCTTTTCGTGTTCGAGAAAGCATAACATTAATTGCTGGGAATATTCGTTTCTCCATCAGACGTCGGTCAAGGTGAATTTCCATATTGCCAGTGCCTTTGAATTCTTCAAAGATTACATCATCCATACGACTTCCTGTGTCTATTAAGGCGGTAGAAAGAATGGTCAAGCTTCCACCTTCTTCAACTTTTCGTGCTGCACCGAAAAATCGCTTTGGTTTTTGCAAGGCATTGGCTTCAATACCTCCAGAAAGAACTTTTCCACTGGAAGGCACAAGCACATTATAAGCACGGGCAAGTCGTGTCATTGAGTCCAAGAGAATAACAACATCTTTTTTATGCTCAACCAACCGTTTCGCCTTGTTCAGTACCATTTCTGCCACTTGAACATGTCGGTCGGGTGGTTCATCAAAGGTAGAAGCTATCACCTCAGCAGCAACCGAACGACGCATATCAGTAACCTCTTCAGGTCGTTCATCAATAAGCAAAACAATAATAGTTACTTCAGGATGATTTTTTGTTATGCTATTTGCAATTTTTTGCAGTAGCACTGTTTTTCCTGTGAATGGGGCGGCAACAATAAGTCCTCGTTGGCCTTTTCCGATAGGTGAAATTAAATCCATAATTCGCATTGCAATTTCATCTTGAGTTGTTTCGAGCACAAAACGTTCATTAGGGTGTAAAGGTGTTAGACTATCAAAAAGTAATCGTTGATGAGCCATTTCTGGCGGGTCTCCATTTACAGACTCCACCTTTAATAAGGCAAAATATCGTTCTCCCTCCTTTGGAGGCCGTACATGCCCGCGAATTGTATCCCCTGTTCGCAAACCGAACTTACGTATTTGTGAAGGTGATACATAAATATCGTCAGGTCCTGGCAGATAAGATGCGTCTGGAGAACGAAGAAATCCGTAATTATCAGGAAGGATTTCAAGTGTCCCTTCACCAACTACAGACCCTGAATGTTCAAAACTCCTTTGCAAAATTTTAAAGATAAGGTCTTGTTTTTTAAGTGACCCAGGGTCCTCAATGGAAAGATTCGTTGCGATTTCACTCAATTGCTGGACAGACATTTTTTTAAGGTCCGCAATAGCAATTTCTGGACCGTCTGTCCGAATTTCATCAAACTCTTCCTCCGCAATATCGAGAACTGGTGGTTTTTTAGGTTGATTCTGGTGATTAGTGCGGTTGTTTCGATTGTTCCGATTACTACGATTTTGGCTTTGATGAGAACTTGAACGATGCGAATAAGTTTTCTTGTTTCCCATAGACCTATACTTCCATTGATTTTGTTGTTTGTTGTTTACAGTGGAATGATGTTCATTCATAAATAAACCCTTAATTTTAAGGCGGAACTATTCCGCTCATATTTACTACTTTGTAATGATTAATGAGCCTCAGCCCAATTATTACCTAAACCTATATCAACTTTTAGAGGCACCCGCAGTGTTACTACTTTCTCCATAATTGATTTTACCTGATATGCAACATCTTTTGCTTGTTTTCTTGGTA carries:
- a CDS encoding helix-hairpin-helix domain-containing protein, with protein sequence MRVVLSDKEWFYGKYALIAVIIAISLTSAAVIYWNENKKQTSNNNSATQTIEIPTQVIPIAPIPTQRIDTGIKIEETKQEQESQDKSHPQETLIAVAIQGAVQKPGLYWLEVNSRLQTLIDMAGGINPNAETRYLNLAAPLIDGTTVIIPEKRKIEFDGKNLKAKGPSQPSFYTLPTNISLPSNTKNEQINGADPDTGGSISNSGSNSKDSTTNLIDINHATQKELETLPGIGPALANAIISYRQTKPFDSIDELTSVSGIGPKRFEKIRPFVTVTPP
- the rho gene encoding transcription termination factor Rho — its product is MGNKKTYSHRSSSHQSQNRSNRNNRNNRTNHQNQPKKPPVLDIAEEEFDEIRTDGPEIAIADLKKMSVQQLSEIATNLSIEDPGSLKKQDLIFKILQRSFEHSGSVVGEGTLEILPDNYGFLRSPDASYLPGPDDIYVSPSQIRKFGLRTGDTIRGHVRPPKEGERYFALLKVESVNGDPPEMAHQRLLFDSLTPLHPNERFVLETTQDEIAMRIMDLISPIGKGQRGLIVAAPFTGKTVLLQKIANSITKNHPEVTIIVLLIDERPEEVTDMRRSVAAEVIASTFDEPPDRHVQVAEMVLNKAKRLVEHKKDVVILLDSMTRLARAYNVLVPSSGKVLSGGIEANALQKPKRFFGAARKVEEGGSLTILSTALIDTGSRMDDVIFEEFKGTGNMEIHLDRRLMEKRIFPAINVMLSRTRKEELLIPKEDLEKIWLLLRVLSPLDTVEATELLIEKLKKTKNNADFLNSMQKM